In Limnobaculum parvum, one DNA window encodes the following:
- the ruvC gene encoding crossover junction endodeoxyribonuclease RuvC encodes MAIILGIDPGSRITGYGVIRQQGRKLEYLGSGCIRTAVDDLPTRLKLVYAGVSEIITQFQPDFFAIEQVFMARNADSALKLGQARGAAIVAAVNVDLPVFEYAARQVKQTVVGHGAAEKSQVQHMVRTLLKLAANPQADAADALAIAITHCHLSQNTIRMGNARLTLARGRVGE; translated from the coding sequence ATGGCCATTATTCTTGGCATTGACCCCGGCTCGCGAATTACTGGTTACGGTGTAATTCGTCAGCAGGGGCGCAAGTTAGAGTATCTCGGCAGCGGTTGCATTCGCACCGCTGTTGACGATCTTCCTACCCGTCTTAAGCTGGTTTATGCTGGCGTCAGTGAAATCATCACCCAGTTCCAGCCAGACTTTTTCGCTATCGAACAAGTGTTTATGGCTCGCAATGCGGACTCGGCATTAAAGCTGGGGCAAGCGCGCGGCGCTGCCATTGTTGCGGCAGTCAACGTGGATTTACCGGTATTTGAATACGCAGCCCGTCAGGTTAAACAAACGGTGGTAGGGCACGGTGCAGCAGAAAAATCACAGGTACAGCACATGGTAAGAACATTGCTTAAACTGGCTGCGAACCCACAGGCCGATGCCGCCGATGCGCTAGCAATTGCCATTACCCACTGTCACTTAAGCCAAAATACCATCCGTATGGGTAACGCCAGATTAACGCTGGCTCGCGGTCGGGTTGGGGAATGA
- the ruvA gene encoding Holliday junction branch migration protein RuvA has protein sequence MIGRLRGVILEKQPPEVLLEVNGVGYEVFMPMSCFYELPDRGQEAIIFTHFVVREDAQLLYGFNDKQERALFRELIKVNGVGPKLALAILSGMSAQQFVHAVEQEQISILIKLPGVGKKTAERLVVEMKDRFKGLNGDLFNNNNDLPPLSPSKSADNDAESEAVSALVSLGYKPQEASRLVSKVVRPGADSETLIREALRSAL, from the coding sequence GTGATTGGTCGTTTACGTGGAGTTATTCTGGAGAAACAGCCCCCTGAAGTTCTACTTGAGGTGAATGGTGTAGGTTATGAAGTATTTATGCCAATGAGCTGTTTTTATGAATTACCCGATCGGGGTCAGGAAGCGATTATCTTCACTCATTTTGTGGTGCGTGAAGATGCTCAATTACTGTATGGTTTTAACGATAAGCAGGAACGGGCGCTGTTTCGCGAGTTAATTAAAGTGAATGGTGTCGGGCCAAAACTGGCATTAGCTATTCTCTCTGGCATGTCAGCGCAGCAGTTTGTTCATGCGGTTGAGCAGGAACAAATTAGTATATTGATTAAACTGCCGGGCGTAGGTAAGAAAACCGCAGAACGTCTGGTGGTAGAAATGAAAGATCGCTTCAAAGGATTAAATGGCGATCTGTTTAATAACAATAACGATTTGCCTCCGCTCAGTCCGTCGAAAAGCGCGGATAACGATGCAGAGTCGGAAGCGGTATCCGCACTGGTTTCTCTGGGGTACAAACCGCAGGAAGCCAGCAGGCTGGTCAGCAAAGTGGTAAGGCCAGGTGCTGATAGCGAGACTCTGATCCGTGAAGCATTACGTTCTGCACTGTAA
- a CDS encoding YebC/PmpR family DNA-binding transcriptional regulator, translating to MAGHSKWANTKHRKAAQDAKRGKIFTKIIRELVTAAKLGGGDPGSNPRLRAAIDKALSNNMTRDTLNRAIARGVGGDDDNDMETIIYEGYGPGGTAVMVECLSDNRNRTVSEVRHAFTKTGGNLGTDGSVSYLFTKKGVISYAEGTDEDAVMDAALDAGADDVVTYDDGAIDVFTTPESFGDVKDALDAAGLVAIAAEVSLIPSTKADLDAETAPKLLRLIDMLEDSDDVQEVYHNGEISDEVAATL from the coding sequence ATGGCAGGTCATAGTAAATGGGCCAATACCAAGCATCGTAAAGCGGCACAAGATGCAAAACGCGGTAAAATTTTCACAAAAATCATTCGTGAACTGGTAACAGCTGCCAAGTTAGGCGGTGGTGATCCAGGATCGAATCCGCGTTTACGTGCTGCTATCGATAAAGCGTTATCAAACAACATGACGCGGGATACCTTAAACCGTGCCATAGCCCGCGGAGTGGGTGGTGATGACGATAATGATATGGAAACCATCATTTATGAAGGTTACGGCCCTGGCGGCACAGCGGTTATGGTTGAGTGTTTGAGTGATAACCGTAACCGTACCGTATCTGAGGTTCGCCACGCGTTTACTAAAACCGGCGGTAATTTAGGTACTGATGGCTCTGTTTCTTATCTATTTACCAAGAAAGGCGTTATCTCCTACGCGGAAGGTACCGATGAAGATGCGGTAATGGATGCGGCGTTAGACGCTGGAGCAGACGACGTTGTCACTTATGATGACGGCGCTATCGATGTTTTCACCACACCGGAAAGTTTTGGTGATGTGAAAGATGCGCTGGATGCTGCGGGTTTGGTTGCTATCGCGGCAGAAGTTTCCCTGATTCCATCAACCAAAGCAGATCTGGATGCCGAAACTGCACCAAAACTGCTGCGTCTGATTGATATGCTGGAAGACTCCGACGACGTTCAAGAGGTTTATCACAATGGTGAAATCTCTGATGAGGTTGCGGCAACCCTTTAA